The following coding sequences are from one Hyphomonas adhaerens MHS-3 window:
- a CDS encoding MBOAT family O-acyltransferase: protein MLFVEARFFLFFGLVFGLVWALRSNLWRKRVLTLASYVFYGAWDWRFLGLIMMVTIVSYLVGNAATLPESETKKRKWALGTGIVFALIVLGLFKYFNFFADSFVDFAGLMGFNAGHVTLNLVLPVGISFYTFQAISYMVDVHRGVIGARRSFLDVAFYIAFFPQLVAGPIVRASDFIPQMDTARKWSDVAVRASVALFLVGFFKKACISDNIAPYVDLIFADPSAYTAHSVIAGVLLYGIQIYCDFSGYSDMAIATAGLLGYKFPPNFNSPYLSRDIQIFWRRWHISLSSWLRDYLYIPLGGNRKGDMRRDVNLMTTMVLGGLWHGASFNFIIWGFLHGLALMVERTWSDHVAKRFNPMGLIGIIIGTAMTYYWVNLAWIFFRAPTLEESLAIAKTYLTFSSEGVQNLPAVVWPFILAMGVFHIFSHRIKLGEMLAQIPPARFALTTGALAALALSFVPLGYRPFIYFQF, encoded by the coding sequence ATGCTCTTCGTTGAAGCCCGCTTTTTCCTGTTTTTCGGCCTCGTTTTTGGCCTCGTCTGGGCGTTGCGCAGCAATCTGTGGCGCAAGCGAGTCCTGACGCTGGCCTCATACGTATTCTATGGTGCCTGGGATTGGCGCTTCCTCGGCCTGATCATGATGGTGACGATTGTCAGCTACCTGGTCGGCAATGCGGCCACCCTGCCTGAGTCAGAAACGAAAAAACGCAAATGGGCGTTGGGGACCGGTATCGTCTTTGCCCTGATCGTGCTCGGCCTGTTCAAATACTTCAACTTCTTCGCTGACAGTTTCGTCGATTTCGCGGGCCTGATGGGTTTCAATGCCGGTCATGTGACGCTGAACCTCGTCCTGCCGGTCGGCATCAGCTTCTATACCTTCCAGGCCATCTCCTACATGGTGGACGTGCACCGCGGCGTAATCGGCGCACGGCGCAGCTTCCTTGATGTCGCTTTTTACATCGCCTTCTTTCCCCAGCTTGTCGCTGGCCCGATCGTGCGCGCCTCAGACTTCATCCCCCAGATGGACACCGCGCGGAAGTGGAGCGATGTGGCCGTGCGGGCGAGCGTCGCGCTGTTCCTGGTCGGCTTCTTCAAGAAGGCCTGCATATCGGACAATATTGCGCCTTATGTCGACCTGATCTTCGCGGATCCCTCCGCCTACACCGCGCATAGCGTCATCGCAGGTGTGCTGCTGTACGGCATCCAGATCTATTGTGACTTCTCAGGCTATTCTGACATGGCCATCGCAACGGCCGGCCTGCTGGGGTACAAATTCCCACCGAACTTCAACTCGCCATACCTGTCGCGGGACATCCAGATCTTCTGGCGCCGCTGGCATATCTCGCTGTCCAGCTGGCTGCGTGACTATCTCTACATTCCGCTCGGCGGGAACCGGAAAGGCGATATGCGCCGCGATGTGAACCTGATGACGACGATGGTCCTCGGCGGACTGTGGCACGGCGCCTCTTTCAACTTCATTATCTGGGGCTTCCTGCACGGCCTCGCCCTGATGGTCGAACGGACCTGGAGCGACCATGTGGCCAAACGCTTCAACCCGATGGGCCTGATCGGCATCATCATCGGCACAGCGATGACCTATTACTGGGTAAATCTCGCCTGGATCTTCTTCCGCGCACCGACACTGGAAGAATCCCTGGCCATCGCAAAAACATACCTGACATTCAGCTCGGAAGGCGTTCAGAACCTGCCCGCCGTCGTGTGGCCATTCATCCTCGCCATGGGCGTGTTCCATATCTTCAGCCACCGGATCAAACTGGGCGAGATGCTGGCGCAGATCCCGCCTGCACGGTTCGCCCTGACGACCGGCGCATTGGCAGCCCTTGCCTTGTCCTTCGTGCCGCTCGGCTACCGGCCCTTCATCTATTTCCAGTTCTGA
- a CDS encoding polysaccharide deacetylase family protein yields MQTALRPLLRATAIAGLILLSACLEGASEAECGPDALGVSRTLTLTTESRPPYELLKRDEVILTFDDGPAWSRTKRVMKELSKECTRATFFLQGNQAETWPGIAKSIREAGHTVGSHSWDHANLAELPLPEAIENAKHGQSAVSAAIGQETPLFRFPFIATTPELSEAIHAAGLIDVTVTADGADWTDISPEDAVAQILAMLKQHDRRGMVLLHDPFSKSARRTRLLLQSLKAEGYSVVALEQPEG; encoded by the coding sequence ATGCAAACTGCCCTGCGCCCCTTGCTGCGAGCAACCGCCATTGCGGGCCTGATCCTGTTATCTGCTTGCCTTGAAGGCGCTTCAGAAGCCGAGTGCGGACCGGACGCGCTCGGTGTCTCGCGTACGCTGACGCTGACAACAGAGTCCCGCCCTCCCTATGAGCTGCTGAAACGCGACGAAGTCATCCTGACGTTTGATGATGGTCCGGCCTGGTCCCGCACCAAACGGGTGATGAAGGAACTGTCGAAGGAATGCACGCGGGCCACCTTCTTCCTTCAGGGAAACCAGGCTGAAACCTGGCCTGGCATCGCAAAGTCGATCCGCGAGGCGGGACACACGGTGGGCAGCCACAGCTGGGATCATGCGAATCTGGCTGAGCTTCCCCTGCCGGAAGCCATCGAAAACGCGAAACATGGCCAGTCTGCCGTGTCCGCCGCGATCGGGCAGGAAACGCCGCTGTTTCGCTTCCCCTTCATCGCCACGACGCCGGAATTGTCCGAAGCGATCCATGCAGCCGGCTTGATCGACGTGACCGTGACCGCAGATGGGGCAGATTGGACTGATATTTCCCCGGAAGACGCAGTCGCCCAGATCCTGGCCATGCTGAAACAGCACGACAGGCGCGGCATGGTCTTGCTTCACGACCCGTTTTCGAAGTCTGCCAGACGGACCCGCCTTCTGTTGCAATCATTGAAGGCTGAAGGTTACAGCGTCGTTGCGCTGGAGCAGCCGGAAGGCTAA
- a CDS encoding TonB-dependent receptor, giving the protein MRRLTNHLKFGICLASLIAASMTTVANAQETADAEEQATMKAVVVQGRRVSTADTAIGQGEATNTVAVTRDELLSAPGGISGLKMLESLPGFNVQTDGALGLYEFGNSVTVRAFNLQQIGFVLDGVPMGRSDAFGGSPIFRYVDNENLGSVVASPGAGDVSLPSYSSLGPIVSYNTVDTSDTPGGMISYTMGDDNLERSFIKLETGNWNGLSAYVSRSKTDSDLWRGPGTIDREHIEGKIKYEFDEDTFIKFGYVHNDFHDYDSPSAPESVFDNDYYYAYLDAIPETGCIEPISNVYDYNGDSVIDGNDFSPIFTGSACTRYYEDRINVRDDSLYSLNFQTDITPNLMFTATAYQEEKDGFGVSPDSYSNSLGIYERQVLAGLDVVHPRGVQYGLSGVGGTRKGAVAGLEWQVANHKVEFGAWYEDEDYNRTQQRLNKTNGSADGDVIWDEVAYYRRNYTSTRKTTQLFLKDTISLMEDKLNLEVGVKSLSVDYQLSGYRDYNDYEMFGPQTVGEDYSDNFLPMLGAVYDMNDSDQLFASYSQNYALPRGADDIFSIASTDASTEPLPAPKGEESQNFEIGYRTNRAQFYGSAALFFTSFDNRLVAGSVINPATQQPEAFYINAGKTEAYGFELSGVYQPAFLDDKVYLDGNLTYNHAEDESGFILADSPEWLFTGGVTYEPTEWMVANISGKYTGKRYADYTEGYKMDSYAVLSGYLDLGGPNDFGVPENVSLRFNVDNLLDEEVTTAFVFAGSAYFRPLNPRTFQATLTVRF; this is encoded by the coding sequence ATGCGTCGCCTGACCAATCACCTGAAATTCGGAATATGCCTTGCCTCGCTGATCGCCGCGTCGATGACGACCGTCGCGAATGCACAGGAAACAGCCGATGCAGAAGAACAGGCCACGATGAAAGCGGTGGTCGTCCAGGGCCGCCGGGTCTCGACCGCTGATACCGCTATCGGCCAGGGTGAAGCGACCAACACCGTCGCCGTCACCCGGGACGAACTTCTCTCCGCGCCGGGCGGCATCTCCGGCCTGAAAATGCTGGAATCCCTGCCGGGCTTCAACGTGCAGACAGACGGTGCGCTCGGCCTCTACGAATTCGGCAACTCGGTCACCGTGCGTGCCTTTAACCTGCAGCAGATCGGCTTCGTGCTGGACGGCGTGCCGATGGGCCGCTCCGATGCCTTCGGCGGCAGCCCGATCTTCCGCTATGTGGACAATGAAAACCTCGGCTCCGTTGTCGCGTCCCCGGGCGCCGGCGACGTCTCCCTGCCGAGCTACTCCTCGCTGGGTCCGATCGTCTCTTATAATACGGTCGACACGTCTGACACGCCCGGCGGCATGATCTCCTACACGATGGGCGACGACAATCTCGAGCGTAGCTTCATCAAGCTGGAGACCGGCAACTGGAACGGCCTGTCGGCCTATGTCAGCCGGTCCAAGACGGACAGCGACCTGTGGCGCGGCCCCGGCACGATCGACCGCGAGCACATCGAGGGCAAGATCAAGTACGAGTTCGACGAAGATACGTTCATCAAGTTCGGCTACGTCCACAATGACTTCCACGACTACGACTCACCGTCTGCCCCGGAGTCTGTGTTCGACAACGACTATTACTACGCCTACCTGGATGCCATTCCGGAAACTGGCTGTATCGAACCGATTTCCAACGTCTACGACTATAATGGCGACAGTGTCATCGACGGGAATGACTTCTCGCCGATCTTCACCGGCTCGGCCTGTACCAGATATTATGAGGACCGGATCAACGTCCGCGACGACAGCCTCTACTCGCTCAACTTCCAGACTGACATCACACCGAACCTGATGTTCACGGCCACGGCTTATCAGGAAGAAAAGGACGGCTTCGGTGTTTCGCCGGACAGCTACTCCAACTCGCTCGGCATCTATGAACGCCAGGTGCTTGCCGGCCTCGACGTCGTGCACCCGCGCGGCGTGCAATACGGCCTCTCCGGTGTTGGCGGCACGCGCAAGGGCGCCGTCGCCGGTCTGGAATGGCAGGTCGCCAACCACAAGGTTGAGTTCGGCGCCTGGTATGAAGACGAAGACTACAACCGCACCCAGCAGCGTCTCAACAAGACGAACGGCTCGGCTGACGGCGACGTGATCTGGGATGAAGTGGCCTACTACCGCCGCAATTACACCTCGACCCGCAAGACGACCCAGCTGTTCCTGAAAGACACGATCAGCCTGATGGAAGACAAGCTGAACCTCGAAGTCGGGGTGAAGAGCCTCAGCGTCGATTACCAGCTGAGCGGTTATCGCGACTATAACGACTATGAAATGTTCGGCCCGCAGACGGTCGGCGAAGATTACAGCGACAACTTCCTGCCCATGCTCGGCGCAGTCTACGACATGAACGACAGCGACCAGCTGTTCGCTTCCTACTCGCAGAACTATGCGCTCCCGCGCGGCGCGGACGACATCTTCTCCATCGCGTCCACCGATGCATCGACCGAACCGCTGCCGGCACCGAAAGGTGAGGAGTCCCAGAACTTCGAAATCGGCTACCGCACCAACCGCGCGCAGTTCTATGGCTCTGCCGCGCTGTTCTTCACCAGCTTCGACAACCGTCTTGTGGCTGGCAGCGTCATCAACCCGGCTACCCAACAGCCAGAAGCCTTCTACATCAACGCCGGCAAGACCGAGGCTTACGGCTTCGAACTTTCAGGCGTCTATCAGCCAGCATTCCTTGACGACAAGGTCTACCTGGACGGCAATCTGACATACAACCACGCCGAAGATGAAAGCGGCTTTATCCTGGCCGACAGTCCGGAATGGCTGTTCACCGGCGGCGTAACTTACGAACCGACCGAATGGATGGTTGCCAACATCTCCGGCAAATACACCGGCAAACGTTATGCCGATTATACCGAGGGCTACAAAATGGACAGCTACGCCGTGCTGAGCGGTTACCTGGACCTAGGTGGCCCGAACGATTTCGGTGTGCCGGAAAATGTCAGCCTGCGGTTCAACGTCGACAACCTGCTCGACGAGGAAGTGACGACGGCCTTTGTCTTTGCCGGCTCCGCCTATTTCCGTCCACTGAACCCACGCACGTTCCAGGCAACCCTCACGGTCCGCTTCTGA
- a CDS encoding RluA family pseudouridine synthase — protein MSGQIVTETVTPKEEGTRLDRWIKRRVQLTQGQVEKMLRTGQIRVDGARAKSNTRLSAGMQVRLPILSGDATKPPPDKATKLSKEDRDFLREITLYEDDDMIALNKPAGLAVQGGSGQGKHIDGMLASLSDGTHRPVLVHRLDKDTSGVLLVAKHPAAAARLAELFRSRDMDKVYWAVTIAVPNPPFGQIRCWMVKGVPDEHEEDGYRVVNPKARGRRDSDRERMFRSAQGVEGARHSITDYAVISTAGQRAAWVALKPLTGRMHQLRFHMLEMNTSILGDFKYQCRREVPQGLAPGLHLHARALLIPRPNAKPLQIVAPLPPHMKQTFEALGFLEQEAGKDPLAPFV, from the coding sequence ATGAGCGGCCAGATCGTCACCGAAACCGTAACCCCCAAGGAAGAGGGCACGCGGCTGGATCGCTGGATCAAGCGCCGGGTGCAGCTGACTCAAGGCCAGGTGGAGAAGATGCTCCGTACCGGACAGATCCGTGTTGATGGCGCGCGGGCGAAGTCCAACACGCGCCTGTCTGCCGGCATGCAGGTGCGTCTGCCGATTCTCAGCGGCGATGCGACCAAGCCTCCTCCGGACAAGGCCACCAAACTGTCGAAAGAAGATCGCGATTTCCTGCGCGAGATCACGCTCTACGAAGATGACGACATGATCGCCCTCAATAAGCCTGCCGGTCTCGCCGTGCAGGGGGGCTCAGGGCAGGGCAAGCATATAGACGGCATGCTGGCGTCTCTGAGTGATGGGACACATCGGCCGGTCCTGGTGCACCGCCTCGACAAGGACACATCGGGCGTCCTCCTTGTCGCGAAGCATCCGGCGGCGGCAGCCCGGTTGGCCGAACTGTTCCGCAGCCGCGATATGGACAAGGTCTACTGGGCCGTCACCATTGCCGTACCAAATCCTCCCTTCGGACAGATCCGCTGCTGGATGGTGAAGGGCGTGCCGGACGAGCATGAAGAAGACGGCTATCGCGTCGTGAACCCGAAAGCGCGCGGGCGCCGGGATTCTGATCGCGAACGCATGTTCCGTTCGGCGCAGGGCGTTGAGGGCGCGCGCCACTCGATCACCGACTATGCGGTCATCTCCACGGCAGGCCAGCGTGCCGCATGGGTTGCCCTGAAGCCATTGACCGGGCGCATGCACCAGCTGCGGTTCCACATGCTGGAGATGAACACATCGATCCTCGGCGACTTCAAATATCAATGCCGCCGGGAAGTGCCTCAGGGCCTTGCGCCAGGCCTGCACCTGCATGCCCGTGCACTCCTCATACCGCGTCCGAATGCGAAGCCACTTCAGATCGTGGCGCCGCTGCCCCCACATATGAAGCAGACTTTTGAGGCACTCGGGTTCCTTGAGCAGGAAGCAGGCAAGGATCCGCTGGCGCCTTTCGTATGA
- a CDS encoding HAD-IA family hydrolase → MMTELRLAIWDVDGTLVDSRESIHNVMVEAFRQSGLTPPEYDATRRIVGLSLHEACGQLAPGASEDDIERLVTDYRSTWVRARARPDFSQPLYDGALETLESLRNEGWLIAMATGKTRRGIQSLFELHKLEHFFDTIWCADDGPGKPHPHMVEQAMDALGVEPGASLMIGDAIHDIAMGRAAGVRTLGVSWGFGAAHELEEAGAHEVHHAFDTLRGSVLNFNPVSKDTRG, encoded by the coding sequence ATGATGACTGAGCTGCGTCTTGCCATCTGGGATGTTGACGGAACCCTCGTCGACAGCCGGGAGAGTATCCACAATGTCATGGTGGAGGCCTTTCGCCAGTCCGGCCTGACCCCGCCGGAATATGATGCCACGCGACGGATCGTTGGGCTCAGCCTTCACGAAGCTTGCGGGCAATTGGCGCCCGGTGCTTCTGAAGATGACATTGAGCGGCTGGTCACCGATTACCGCAGCACCTGGGTGCGCGCTCGCGCCCGGCCGGATTTCTCCCAGCCGCTTTATGACGGTGCGCTGGAAACGCTGGAATCCCTGCGGAATGAAGGCTGGCTGATCGCCATGGCCACCGGCAAGACACGGCGCGGCATTCAGAGCCTGTTTGAGCTTCACAAGCTGGAGCATTTCTTTGACACGATCTGGTGCGCGGATGACGGCCCGGGCAAGCCGCATCCCCACATGGTGGAGCAGGCCATGGACGCACTCGGTGTGGAACCGGGGGCGAGCCTGATGATCGGCGATGCCATCCACGACATCGCCATGGGGCGTGCCGCGGGCGTGCGGACCCTCGGCGTCAGCTGGGGTTTCGGCGCTGCCCACGAACTGGAAGAGGCGGGCGCACACGAGGTGCACCATGCCTTCGATACTCTTCGCGGCAGTGTCCTGAATTTCAATCCGGTCTCGAAGGACACGCGCGGCTGA
- a CDS encoding DUF1501 domain-containing protein, whose amino-acid sequence MSISRRHLLKGIGAGALSAATLTTLGNAMHGFQSANAAEVTDYKALVCIFMLGGCDTHDVLLPYDQASYDSFRNIRASMFGGYNGSRDRNQLLPLSPVNSGDFGGRQFAMPPEMSGLHGLFESGQAAFVANTGPLISPLNRTQWQSGSVPVPKQLFSHNDQQSTWAASAPEGAQFGWGGRFADAAVTSGANTNREFSTITAVGNELFLTGQEVLPYQIGLSGADEINLLSEFDNANISNLLRRHFSATDFNQSNLIGRDVAQIADKSVVLNESYNQAVANLIPLSTQFPQSYLASQLRAIANTIAIRDSLSVRRQVFFAAVGGFDTHSTQAADLPGHLSDVSAAITAFHSAMQELGVGSSVTTFTASDFGRTLAANGDGTDHGWGSHHLVVGGAVQGQRIYGDVPPSEFGHAQDAGSGRMIPTISVEQYASPMGRWFGLNDSELAAALPNLSTFTAANPVQNILV is encoded by the coding sequence ATGAGCATTTCGCGGAGACATCTCCTCAAAGGCATTGGTGCTGGCGCTCTCAGCGCAGCAACGCTCACAACACTGGGCAATGCCATGCATGGCTTCCAGTCCGCCAATGCCGCGGAAGTCACCGACTACAAGGCGCTGGTCTGCATATTCATGCTGGGCGGGTGCGACACGCACGACGTGTTGCTGCCTTACGATCAGGCCTCGTACGACAGCTTCCGGAATATCCGGGCATCCATGTTTGGCGGATACAATGGCAGCCGCGACCGCAACCAGCTGTTGCCGCTTTCGCCGGTGAATTCCGGTGACTTCGGCGGACGTCAGTTTGCCATGCCGCCAGAAATGAGCGGCCTGCACGGCCTGTTTGAGTCAGGTCAGGCTGCTTTCGTCGCCAATACCGGGCCATTGATCAGCCCGCTCAACCGGACTCAATGGCAAAGCGGCTCAGTCCCTGTTCCCAAACAGCTTTTCTCTCATAACGACCAACAGTCCACATGGGCAGCGAGCGCACCGGAAGGTGCACAATTTGGCTGGGGCGGACGCTTTGCCGATGCCGCCGTCACCTCTGGTGCAAACACCAACCGGGAGTTCAGCACAATCACGGCAGTGGGTAATGAGCTGTTCCTGACGGGACAGGAAGTCCTGCCTTATCAGATCGGTCTCAGTGGCGCTGACGAAATCAATCTGTTGAGCGAGTTCGACAATGCCAATATCTCGAACCTGCTGCGACGGCACTTCTCAGCCACGGACTTCAACCAGAGCAATCTGATCGGACGCGACGTCGCGCAGATTGCGGATAAGTCAGTGGTTCTGAACGAATCCTACAACCAGGCGGTCGCCAACCTCATTCCGCTTTCGACGCAATTCCCTCAGTCCTATCTCGCATCACAACTGCGTGCGATTGCGAACACAATCGCAATCCGGGACAGCTTGTCGGTACGCCGCCAGGTCTTCTTCGCCGCCGTCGGCGGGTTTGATACGCACTCCACCCAGGCGGCCGATCTGCCCGGCCACCTGTCGGACGTCTCCGCCGCGATCACCGCCTTCCACTCCGCCATGCAGGAGCTCGGCGTCGGAAGCAGTGTGACGACATTCACCGCATCTGATTTCGGTCGCACACTGGCAGCGAATGGTGACGGCACAGACCATGGCTGGGGGTCGCACCACCTCGTGGTCGGCGGCGCGGTACAGGGCCAGCGCATTTATGGTGACGTTCCTCCATCGGAGTTCGGACACGCGCAGGATGCTGGCAGTGGCCGCATGATCCCGACCATTTCGGTGGAGCAATATGCCTCACCGATGGGCCGCTGGTTCGGTTTGAACGACAGCGAACTTGCCGCGGCATTGCCAAACCTCAGCACGTTCACCGCGGCGAATCCGGTTCAGAACATCCTCGTATAA
- a CDS encoding DUF1800 domain-containing protein — MNKSLAWKITAVSLAVLMTACGGGGSGTGSGGGDGGVPTPVSPPPPPPPPPPPPPATQGDSGFATQESTSRLLTQATFGPTTEDISALTGTSASQWLVQEFAKPASLNLNWVVNYMDLPNSRTVDGYINDRGGEAPTYSFWINAITADDQLRQRVAYALSQIIVVSHHETASATYNRPRAVAYYQDILTRNAFGNYRDILEEITYSPAMGLYLTYYQSQKEDPATQRMPDENYAREIMQLFTIGLNELNHDGTVKTGGDGQPIPTYDNTDVTGLAKVFTGLSLDSADFFDSIWNLPESLQSTPMKVFPEYHSTSEKSFLGTTIPAGTSGTQSIEIALDTLFQHPNLGPFISRQMIQRMVTSDPSPAYVGRVTTAFETGRYTLPDGTAIGDGKRGNMQTMVAAILMDAEARSDEMLAFDTFGKIREPAIRFAQWARAFDASGVTPQNSFDPYDPTTRAELGQEPYKSPSVFNFYRPGYVAPGSATGAAGMTVPELQITNSSTLVGYANFMAHFAFAEALNGNDQHSSSFIPDYTDERALANDPAALVDHLDMLLASGQLTDTTKNNIVQTVQAIPLTNENIFNYDGPLTRIGTAVLMVMTSPEYLVQR; from the coding sequence ATGAACAAATCATTGGCCTGGAAAATTACGGCTGTGTCCCTCGCGGTACTGATGACTGCGTGCGGCGGCGGTGGAAGCGGCACAGGCAGCGGTGGCGGCGATGGGGGCGTGCCAACGCCTGTTTCTCCACCACCTCCACCGCCACCTCCTCCCCCGCCACCGCCCGCTACTCAGGGCGATTCCGGTTTTGCCACACAGGAGAGCACGTCCCGCCTTCTGACACAGGCAACATTCGGACCGACTACGGAAGATATCAGCGCCTTGACCGGCACCAGCGCCTCCCAATGGCTGGTGCAGGAGTTCGCCAAACCGGCGAGCCTCAACCTCAATTGGGTCGTCAATTACATGGACCTGCCGAATTCGCGCACGGTCGACGGCTACATCAATGATCGCGGCGGCGAGGCGCCAACCTACTCCTTCTGGATCAACGCCATCACGGCGGACGACCAGCTGCGCCAACGCGTCGCTTATGCCTTGTCCCAGATCATCGTGGTCTCCCACCACGAAACCGCCAGCGCGACCTACAACCGCCCCCGGGCCGTTGCGTACTATCAGGATATCCTGACACGGAACGCTTTCGGCAATTATCGCGACATTCTGGAAGAGATCACCTACTCTCCGGCGATGGGTCTTTATCTGACATATTATCAGAGCCAGAAAGAAGACCCGGCCACACAGCGCATGCCGGATGAAAACTACGCGCGCGAAATCATGCAGCTGTTCACAATCGGATTGAATGAGCTGAACCATGACGGCACCGTCAAGACCGGGGGCGACGGTCAACCGATACCAACCTATGACAATACCGATGTTACGGGACTGGCAAAGGTCTTCACCGGCCTGAGCCTCGACAGCGCAGACTTCTTCGATTCCATATGGAACCTGCCGGAAAGCCTGCAATCGACGCCTATGAAAGTGTTCCCGGAATACCACTCAACATCGGAAAAGTCGTTCTTGGGCACAACCATTCCGGCCGGCACCAGCGGAACGCAGAGCATCGAGATCGCGCTCGACACATTGTTCCAACACCCCAATCTGGGGCCCTTCATCAGCCGGCAGATGATCCAGAGAATGGTCACAAGCGACCCGTCGCCTGCTTATGTCGGCCGCGTCACAACGGCGTTCGAAACAGGTCGCTACACCTTGCCGGATGGCACGGCCATTGGGGATGGTAAGCGCGGAAACATGCAGACCATGGTCGCAGCCATCCTCATGGATGCCGAAGCCCGGTCTGACGAGATGCTCGCCTTCGACACGTTCGGCAAAATCCGCGAGCCAGCGATCCGCTTTGCGCAATGGGCCCGGGCATTTGATGCCTCCGGCGTTACACCGCAAAACTCATTCGACCCGTATGACCCGACAACGCGCGCTGAACTCGGCCAGGAGCCTTACAAATCGCCATCGGTGTTCAACTTTTACCGGCCCGGCTATGTTGCACCAGGCAGCGCGACCGGCGCGGCTGGCATGACGGTACCGGAGCTGCAGATCACAAACAGCTCCACGCTTGTTGGCTATGCCAATTTCATGGCGCACTTCGCTTTTGCCGAGGCGTTGAACGGGAACGACCAGCACAGCTCAAGCTTCATTCCGGATTATACGGATGAACGCGCGCTGGCGAACGATCCCGCAGCCCTGGTGGATCATCTCGACATGTTGCTGGCATCCGGCCAGCTGACAGACACGACCAAGAACAACATTGTCCAGACGGTACAAGCTATTCCGCTGACCAACGAGAACATCTTCAACTATGACGGCCCCCTGACCCGGATCGGCACCGCCGTTCTCATGGTCATGACGTCCCCAGAATACCTCGTACAGCGCTAG
- a CDS encoding ATP12 family chaperone protein codes for MMTSPSDNPKRFYKEAAAEQMPGGWTVALDGRTIKTPARAALCLPSQRLARAVAAEWNEQGESIDLAAMHLTRLANVAIDRTPEVREEMADEMARYCETDLLCHLAESPVELVERQDAYWRPVRDWAGQELDILLVPVEGVIPSPQPDASLEAARQVALEMDDFRLTGALFGCGLFGSALLALAVAEGQLSAADAFEVSRVDEVWQIEQWGEDEEAKQVTEARRKEARALETWMRGLG; via the coding sequence ATGATGACTTCTCCTTCCGACAATCCGAAGCGCTTTTACAAAGAGGCCGCCGCCGAACAGATGCCGGGCGGCTGGACGGTCGCCCTTGACGGGCGCACCATCAAGACGCCGGCCCGGGCCGCACTCTGCCTGCCAAGCCAGCGCCTGGCGCGTGCAGTGGCCGCCGAGTGGAACGAACAAGGCGAGAGTATAGATCTCGCCGCCATGCACCTGACGCGCCTCGCGAACGTCGCCATCGACCGTACACCGGAAGTGCGGGAGGAAATGGCGGACGAAATGGCCCGCTACTGCGAGACAGACTTGCTGTGCCATCTTGCAGAAAGCCCGGTCGAACTGGTCGAGCGGCAGGACGCATACTGGAGACCTGTGCGCGACTGGGCGGGCCAGGAGCTGGATATCCTGCTGGTTCCGGTTGAGGGCGTGATTCCATCTCCGCAACCGGATGCCTCGCTCGAAGCGGCCCGGCAGGTGGCACTTGAGATGGATGATTTTCGTCTCACCGGCGCGTTGTTTGGTTGCGGTCTATTCGGCTCCGCCTTGCTGGCATTGGCGGTGGCTGAAGGCCAGCTGTCTGCGGCCGATGCGTTCGAAGTCTCCCGCGTCGATGAGGTCTGGCAAATCGAACAGTGGGGCGAGGACGAAGAGGCCAAGCAGGTGACAGAGGCCCGCCGCAAAGAGGCGCGCGCGCTGGAAACGTGGATGCGCGGGCTCGGCTGA
- the crcB gene encoding fluoride efflux transporter CrcB gives MNGFLAVAAGGALGAAMRHGVGQVVVRHMPDHWPYGTFAVNIVGSFFMGFLISWLAFRGQGGPQELRLFLATGLLGGFTTFSAFSLEVANFVRAGDMTRAAAYAALSVVLGLMALFFGLWLARKAFA, from the coding sequence ATGAACGGATTTCTTGCAGTTGCAGCAGGCGGCGCCCTTGGCGCGGCCATGCGCCATGGGGTGGGCCAGGTCGTGGTGCGCCACATGCCCGATCACTGGCCCTATGGCACATTTGCGGTGAATATTGTGGGCAGCTTTTTCATGGGGTTCCTGATCAGCTGGCTGGCCTTTCGCGGGCAAGGCGGGCCACAGGAACTGCGCTTGTTTCTGGCAACAGGGCTGCTTGGCGGTTTCACGACATTCTCAGCCTTCTCGCTTGAAGTGGCGAACTTTGTTCGCGCCGGAGACATGACGAGAGCAGCGGCTTACGCCGCCCTGTCGGTCGTTCTGGGCTTGATGGCATTGTTTTTTGGCCTGTGGCTGGCCCGGAAAGCGTTCGCATGA